Proteins encoded by one window of Pseudonocardia alni:
- the uvrC gene encoding excinuclease ABC subunit UvrC: MADPSTYRPATGTIPESPGVYRFSDPRGRVIYVGKAKSLRQRLNSYFADLSGLHPRTRQMVTTAAKVEWTVVGTEVEALQLEYNWIKEYDPRFNVRYRDDKSYPVLAVTMHEEYPRLHVYRGPRRKGVRYFGPYAHAWAIRETLDLLLRVFPARTCSTGVFKRHGQIGRPCLLGYIDKCSAPCVGTVTADEHRDIVENFSDFLSGRTDRMVRQLEREMAEASENLEFERAARLRDDLGALRRALEKQAVVLGDGTDADVVAFAEDELEAAVQVFHVRGGRVRGQRGWVIDKVEPTDTEQLVERFVSQFYGEQHALAGAADDAAQPVPKEILVPVLPSDTPALERWLTGLRGSKVQIRVPQRGDKRDLAATVARNAKEAFAQHKLRRAGDLTARSAALQEIQENLELDQAPLRIECIDISHVQGTNVVASLVVFEDGLPRKSEYRRFEIRDAAQEGDVASIAEVVRRRFRRYLAETADEPAPTEGSGEVAPGDTVRTGIDPETGRPKKFAYPPNLLVVDGAKPQVDAAAAELAGLGITDVAVCGLAKRLEEVWLPHDTDPVILSRTSEGLYLLQRIRDEAHRFAITYHRQRRSQGMTASALDGVPGLGPARKQALLKHFGSVRKLRAADVDEIAGVPGFGRRTAESVVAALHAGTEGEKA, translated from the coding sequence ATGGCCGACCCCAGCACCTACCGTCCGGCGACCGGGACGATCCCGGAGTCGCCCGGGGTGTACCGCTTCTCCGACCCCCGTGGCCGGGTGATCTACGTCGGCAAGGCCAAGAGTCTGCGGCAGCGGCTGAACTCCTACTTCGCCGACCTGTCCGGCCTGCACCCGCGCACCCGGCAGATGGTCACCACCGCGGCGAAGGTGGAGTGGACGGTCGTCGGGACCGAGGTCGAGGCGCTCCAGCTCGAGTACAACTGGATCAAGGAGTACGACCCGCGGTTCAACGTCCGCTACCGTGACGACAAGAGCTATCCCGTGCTCGCGGTGACGATGCACGAGGAGTACCCGCGGCTGCACGTCTACCGCGGCCCGCGCCGCAAGGGCGTCCGCTACTTCGGCCCGTACGCCCACGCCTGGGCCATCCGGGAGACCCTCGACCTGCTGCTACGGGTCTTCCCCGCGCGCACCTGCTCGACGGGGGTCTTCAAGCGGCACGGCCAGATCGGGCGGCCCTGCCTGCTGGGCTACATCGACAAGTGCTCCGCCCCCTGCGTGGGCACGGTCACCGCCGACGAGCACCGTGACATCGTCGAGAACTTCTCCGACTTCCTGTCCGGACGCACCGACCGGATGGTCCGCCAGCTCGAACGCGAGATGGCCGAGGCCTCGGAGAACCTCGAGTTCGAGCGCGCCGCCCGGCTGCGCGACGACCTCGGGGCGCTCCGCCGCGCGCTGGAGAAGCAGGCCGTCGTGCTGGGCGACGGCACCGACGCCGACGTGGTCGCCTTCGCCGAGGACGAGTTGGAGGCCGCGGTCCAGGTCTTCCACGTCCGCGGCGGCCGGGTCCGCGGCCAGCGCGGCTGGGTGATCGACAAGGTCGAGCCGACCGACACCGAGCAGCTCGTCGAGCGGTTCGTCTCGCAGTTCTACGGCGAGCAGCACGCCCTCGCGGGCGCCGCCGACGACGCGGCGCAGCCGGTGCCCAAGGAGATCCTGGTCCCGGTGCTGCCCTCCGACACGCCCGCGCTGGAGCGCTGGCTGACCGGGCTGCGCGGCTCCAAGGTGCAGATCCGGGTGCCCCAGCGCGGTGACAAGCGTGATCTGGCCGCGACCGTCGCGCGCAATGCGAAGGAGGCGTTCGCCCAGCACAAGCTGCGCCGCGCCGGGGACCTCACCGCCCGCTCGGCCGCACTGCAGGAGATCCAGGAGAACCTGGAGCTCGACCAGGCACCGCTGCGGATCGAGTGCATCGACATCAGCCACGTGCAGGGCACGAACGTCGTCGCGTCGCTCGTGGTCTTCGAGGACGGGCTGCCCCGCAAGTCCGAGTACCGCCGCTTCGAGATCCGCGACGCCGCACAAGAGGGTGACGTCGCCTCGATCGCGGAGGTGGTGCGCCGCCGGTTCCGCCGCTACCTGGCCGAGACCGCCGACGAGCCCGCGCCCACCGAGGGCTCCGGCGAGGTCGCGCCGGGTGACACCGTGCGCACCGGGATCGACCCCGAGACCGGGCGGCCCAAGAAGTTCGCCTACCCGCCGAACCTGCTCGTCGTCGACGGAGCGAAGCCGCAGGTCGACGCGGCGGCCGCGGAGCTGGCCGGGCTGGGGATCACCGACGTCGCGGTCTGCGGTCTCGCCAAGCGCCTCGAGGAGGTCTGGCTGCCCCACGACACCGACCCGGTGATCCTGTCCCGGACCAGCGAGGGTCTCTACCTGCTGCAGCGGATCCGGGACGAGGCGCACCGGTTCGCCATCACCTATCACCGCCAGCGTCGTTCGCAGGGCATGACGGCGTCCGCTCTCGACGGGGTCCCCGGGCTCGGCCCGGCCCGCAAGCAGGCGCTGCTCAAGCACTTCGGATCGGTGCGCAAGCTGCGCGCCGCCGACGTCGACGAGATCGCCGGCGTGCCCGGCTTCGGTCGCCGGACCGCCGAGTCCGTGGTCGCGGCCCTGCACGCCGGAACCGAGGGGGAGAAGGCATGA
- a CDS encoding DUF2786 domain-containing protein has product MSTAQETGPRTDIGTAPGEQVPGARLDRIRKLLAKAERAGTPDEAEIYTDKAFALMARHGIDEALLAAAPGAGPSRADPIGRSRITVDNPYSGAKARLLGWTASALRCRWVMHDQRGGSVAAVTVFGFASDRERVELLYTSLLLQATAALAAVRPPDPGESVAAYRRSWIYGFAGRVYERLCEAERSALGETEAETGRAAASTELVLADRGAEVDRAYDAEFGRLRRARRPQVSGSGFRHGAAAADRADLGGPVLDRRAGAPGIGA; this is encoded by the coding sequence GTGAGCACCGCGCAGGAGACCGGCCCCCGCACCGACATCGGCACCGCGCCGGGTGAGCAGGTGCCCGGGGCCCGGCTGGACCGGATCCGCAAGCTGCTGGCGAAGGCGGAGCGGGCAGGCACCCCGGACGAGGCCGAGATCTACACCGACAAGGCGTTCGCGCTGATGGCACGGCACGGGATCGACGAGGCGCTGCTGGCGGCGGCGCCCGGCGCCGGGCCGTCGCGGGCCGACCCGATCGGCCGGAGCCGGATCACCGTCGACAACCCCTACAGCGGGGCGAAGGCGCGGCTGCTGGGGTGGACGGCGTCGGCGCTGCGGTGCCGGTGGGTGATGCACGACCAGCGGGGCGGCTCGGTCGCCGCGGTCACCGTGTTCGGGTTCGCCTCCGACCGGGAGCGGGTGGAGCTGCTCTACACGTCGCTGCTGCTGCAGGCCACGGCCGCGCTGGCCGCGGTCCGCCCGCCGGACCCCGGCGAGTCGGTGGCGGCCTACCGGCGGTCCTGGATCTACGGCTTCGCGGGCCGGGTGTACGAGCGGCTGTGCGAGGCCGAGCGCTCCGCACTGGGCGAGACCGAGGCCGAGACCGGGCGGGCGGCCGCATCGACCGAACTGGTGCTGGCCGACCGCGGCGCCGAGGTCGACCGGGCCTACGACGCCGAGTTCGGCAGGCTGCGCCGCGCCCGCCGCCCGCAGGTGTCGGGCAGCGGCTTCCGGCACGGGGCCGCCGCGGCCGACCGGGCCGACCTGGGCGGCCCGGTCCTGGACCGCCGGGCCGGGGCGCCGGGCATCGGCGCCTGA
- a CDS encoding PH domain-containing protein, with the protein MTEQPTDSTAPAAPVAQTRTGPGPDAVTLRPRGIRWTAWLSAAGVMVFFFIAAYFMPAEDTGVIFQPADQVAMMVIGAFVAGGLLLMARPRVRADSHGIEVRNVITARWYDWADVHGVSFPDGAASARLELPDDEYQSVLAVQAVDRGLAVRHVRTLRTLHRAAVLGE; encoded by the coding sequence GTGACCGAGCAGCCGACCGACTCCACCGCCCCCGCCGCCCCGGTGGCGCAGACCCGGACCGGACCCGGACCGGACGCGGTGACCCTGCGCCCGCGGGGCATCCGCTGGACCGCCTGGCTCAGCGCCGCCGGCGTGATGGTGTTCTTCTTCATCGCGGCCTACTTCATGCCCGCCGAGGACACCGGGGTGATCTTCCAGCCGGCCGACCAGGTCGCGATGATGGTCATCGGGGCGTTCGTGGCCGGCGGGCTGCTGCTCATGGCCCGCCCCCGGGTGCGCGCCGACAGCCACGGCATCGAGGTCCGCAACGTCATCACCGCCCGGTGGTACGACTGGGCCGACGTGCACGGCGTCTCGTTCCCCGACGGCGCCGCCTCGGCCCGCCTGGAGCTTCCCGACGACGAGTACCAGTCGGTGCTCGCCGTGCAGGCCGTCGACCGCGGGCTGGCCGTGCGACACGTCCGGACCCTGCGCACGCTGCACCGCGCCGCCGTCCTGGGGGAGTAG